One Longimicrobium terrae genomic region harbors:
- a CDS encoding ABC1 kinase family protein, with the protein MGISLRPEHLKRYRDMATLLWKHGRGDLVSHAGLEDALDPDEEAALDPGAPQRADELAADLERMGPTYIKLGQLLSTRPDLIPATYADALARLQDRVEPFPSEEAERIISEELGVRVSKAFLEFEREPIAAASLGQVHRAVLRDGRPVAIKVQRPGIREQIVRDMDAIEDVVEFMDRHTKAGKQYEFGRTLDELRRGLLAELDYRREARNAATLDANLAEYPRIIVPRPVDDFTSARVLTMELVRGRKITAISPLARLEVDGEALAEELFRAYLKQILVDGFFHADPHPGNVFLTDDRRIALLDLGMVGVISPELQQHLVRMLIAISEGHGQEAAAATIEAGTVRSGARPDVFTADVQTLVSEFAHAGSARNLQVGRVMLEVTRSAAENGIRLPVELTMLGRALLALDQVGRTLDPDFDPNASIQRNASDLLRRRMLKNASPGRVFANMLELNELVQKLPGRLNRALEAVSDQGLEVRVRVPEEVWMLAGMQKISNRITLGLVAAALILAAAMMMQVPTRFTLLGYPGLAMLLFVAAVVLCFVLVTDILISDVRQRRQPRDLD; encoded by the coding sequence ATGGGCATCTCCCTTCGCCCCGAGCACCTGAAGCGCTACCGCGACATGGCCACGCTGCTGTGGAAGCACGGCCGCGGCGACCTGGTGAGCCACGCGGGGCTGGAGGACGCGCTGGACCCGGACGAGGAGGCCGCGCTGGACCCCGGCGCCCCGCAACGCGCGGACGAGCTGGCGGCGGACCTGGAGCGGATGGGGCCCACGTACATCAAGCTGGGCCAGCTGCTCAGCACGCGCCCGGACCTGATCCCCGCCACCTACGCCGACGCCCTCGCGCGGCTGCAGGACCGCGTGGAGCCGTTTCCGTCGGAGGAGGCGGAGCGCATCATCAGCGAAGAGCTGGGCGTCCGCGTCAGCAAGGCGTTTCTGGAATTCGAGCGCGAGCCCATCGCCGCGGCGTCGCTGGGGCAGGTGCACCGCGCCGTGCTCCGCGACGGGCGTCCCGTCGCCATCAAGGTGCAGCGCCCCGGCATTCGCGAGCAGATCGTGCGCGACATGGACGCCATCGAGGACGTGGTGGAGTTCATGGACCGGCATACGAAGGCCGGAAAGCAGTACGAGTTCGGGCGTACGCTGGATGAACTGCGGCGCGGCCTGCTGGCGGAGCTGGATTACCGCCGCGAGGCGCGCAACGCCGCCACGCTGGACGCCAACCTGGCCGAGTATCCGCGCATCATCGTTCCGCGCCCGGTGGACGACTTCACCAGCGCGCGCGTGCTTACGATGGAACTGGTGCGCGGCCGCAAGATCACCGCGATCAGCCCGCTGGCCCGGCTGGAGGTGGATGGAGAGGCGCTGGCGGAGGAGCTGTTCCGCGCCTACCTCAAGCAGATCCTGGTGGACGGCTTCTTTCACGCCGATCCGCACCCCGGCAACGTCTTTCTGACGGATGACCGGCGGATCGCGCTGCTGGACCTGGGGATGGTGGGCGTCATCAGCCCGGAGCTGCAGCAGCACCTGGTGCGCATGCTCATCGCCATCAGCGAGGGGCACGGGCAGGAGGCGGCCGCCGCCACCATCGAGGCGGGAACGGTGCGCAGCGGCGCGCGGCCGGACGTGTTCACGGCGGATGTGCAGACGCTGGTGAGCGAGTTTGCCCACGCGGGGAGCGCGCGCAACCTGCAGGTGGGGCGCGTGATGCTGGAGGTGACGCGCAGCGCGGCGGAAAACGGCATCCGCCTTCCCGTGGAGCTGACGATGCTGGGCCGCGCGCTGCTGGCGCTGGACCAGGTAGGGCGCACGCTGGACCCGGACTTCGATCCCAACGCCAGCATCCAGCGCAACGCGTCAGACCTGCTGCGCCGGCGGATGCTGAAGAACGCCTCGCCCGGGCGCGTGTTCGCCAACATGCTGGAGCTGAACGAGCTGGTGCAGAAGCTTCCCGGCCGGCTGAACCGCGCGCTGGAAGCCGTGTCGGACCAGGGGCTGGAGGTGCGCGTCCGCGTACCGGAAGAGGTGTGGATGCTGGCGGGGATGCAGAAGATCAGCAACCGCATCACCCTGGGCCTGGTCGCCGCCGCGCTGATCCTGGCCGCGGCCATGATGATGCAGGTGCCCACGCGCTTTACGCTGCTGGGATATCCGGGATTGGCGATGCTGCTGTTCGTGGCCGCCGTCGTCCTGTGCTTCGTGCTGGTGACGGACATTCTGATCAGCGACGTGCGCCAGCGCCGCCAGCCCCGCGACCTGGACTGA
- a CDS encoding formyltransferase family protein yields MPRIVLITNDTPHGQRVLQAIWDRGIALDAVLVLTGGFGMPVLRGAGTTRRLLRWPRGIAGTVRRRVRFHRERKAAYAARCARVMATGAMNSAHLLRDLRALAPDWIVLGGGGILKPEVIATARLGVLNVHPALLPWIRGTAVTGPSLENGVALGATLHRVDAGIDTGTILQRRLITVEPETTLGALERACNALGAQMMADAVEHLVGGGEPPAGVAQAVRYPLFTFPDEEQLQRHVALAKQGRGRELFEAWRPLCTDPDRLVLPDHLPTPATVTLRARGD; encoded by the coding sequence ATGCCCCGCATCGTCCTGATCACCAACGACACTCCGCACGGCCAGCGCGTGCTGCAGGCCATATGGGATCGCGGGATCGCGCTGGACGCGGTCCTGGTGCTCACCGGCGGCTTCGGCATGCCGGTGCTGCGCGGCGCGGGGACGACCCGCCGGCTGCTGCGCTGGCCCCGGGGGATAGCGGGAACCGTCCGCCGCCGGGTGCGCTTTCATCGCGAGCGAAAGGCCGCGTACGCCGCCCGGTGCGCGCGGGTGATGGCCACGGGCGCCATGAACAGCGCACATCTGCTGCGCGATCTCCGTGCGCTGGCGCCGGACTGGATCGTTCTGGGCGGCGGCGGGATTCTGAAGCCGGAGGTGATCGCCACGGCGCGGCTGGGCGTGCTGAACGTGCACCCCGCGCTGCTGCCGTGGATTCGCGGAACGGCCGTCACGGGCCCGTCGCTGGAGAACGGCGTGGCGCTGGGTGCCACGCTGCACCGCGTGGACGCGGGGATCGACACCGGCACCATCCTGCAGCGACGGCTGATCACGGTCGAGCCCGAGACGACGCTGGGCGCGCTGGAGCGGGCGTGCAATGCGCTGGGCGCGCAGATGATGGCGGACGCGGTGGAGCACCTGGTGGGCGGGGGCGAGCCGCCGGCCGGCGTGGCGCAGGCCGTCCGTTATCCGCTGTTCACCTTTCCGGATGAGGAGCAGCTTCAGCGGCACGTTGCGCTCGCCAAGCAGGGGCGCGGCCGCGAGCTGTTCGAGGCGTGGCGGCCGCTGTGCACGGATCCCGATCGCCTCGTCCTTCCCGATCATCTTCCGACACCGGCGACCGTGACGCTGCGGGCCAGGGGCGACTGA
- a CDS encoding DNA-3-methyladenine glycosylase I, with the protein MSYCAAAPGHPFHGPYHDTEYGFPLRGDDELFERLVLEINQAGLSWLTILKKRESFRAAFHGFDVDTVAAYGEEDRARLLADAGIIRNRLKVDAAIDNARRIQEIRASHGSFAAWLDAHHPRDKAEWVKLFKRTFRFTGGEIVGEFLMSLGYLPGAHTPECPVYARVLQASPPWAQSVGVSSDR; encoded by the coding sequence ATGTCCTACTGCGCCGCCGCGCCCGGCCATCCGTTCCACGGGCCGTATCACGATACCGAGTACGGGTTTCCGCTGCGCGGCGATGACGAGCTGTTTGAGCGGCTGGTGCTGGAGATCAACCAGGCCGGGCTGTCGTGGCTCACCATCCTCAAGAAGCGCGAGTCGTTCCGCGCCGCGTTCCACGGGTTCGACGTGGACACCGTGGCGGCGTACGGGGAGGAGGATCGTGCGCGGCTGCTGGCGGATGCGGGGATCATCCGCAACCGGCTCAAGGTGGATGCGGCCATCGACAACGCGCGTCGCATTCAGGAGATCCGCGCGTCGCACGGGTCGTTCGCGGCGTGGCTGGATGCGCATCATCCGCGCGACAAGGCGGAGTGGGTAAAGCTGTTCAAGCGCACGTTCCGCTTTACGGGCGGGGAGATCGTGGGGGAGTTTCTGATGAGCCTGGGATACCTGCCCGGCGCGCACACCCCCGAGTGCCCGGTCTACGCGCGCGTGTTGCAGGCGTCGCCGCCGTGGGCGCAGTCGGTTGGCGTGTCGTCGGATCGGTAG
- a CDS encoding DUF4142 domain-containing protein, with the protein MRAGSRPLVLAAALAAMPVMAACGPGFPDPEVQAAAMGLADPDVADIAMAANRGEIEMGQLALQRAADPAVRTYAQRMVSEHTQVEEQLRANLERSGIAPRETDRSRALRASIASTLSPLSQRSGADFDREYMRVQVQQHRWLLEALDNSLIQAARDERLRSQLQRIRPAVASHLRDAERILRTLGG; encoded by the coding sequence ATGCGTGCCGGATCCCGTCCGCTCGTTCTTGCCGCGGCGCTCGCCGCGATGCCCGTGATGGCCGCGTGCGGGCCGGGCTTTCCGGACCCGGAGGTGCAGGCCGCAGCCATGGGGCTGGCGGACCCGGACGTGGCCGACATCGCCATGGCGGCCAACCGCGGCGAGATCGAGATGGGGCAGCTGGCCCTGCAGCGCGCGGCGGACCCCGCGGTGCGCACCTATGCCCAGCGCATGGTTTCCGAGCACACGCAGGTAGAGGAGCAGCTGCGCGCCAACCTGGAGCGCAGCGGCATTGCTCCGCGCGAGACGGACCGCAGCCGCGCCCTTCGCGCCAGCATCGCCTCCACGCTGTCCCCGCTCAGCCAGCGCTCCGGCGCCGATTTTGACCGCGAGTACATGCGCGTGCAGGTGCAGCAGCACCGCTGGCTGCTGGAAGCGCTGGACAACAGCCTGATCCAGGCCGCCCGCGACGAGCGGCTGCGCAGCCAGCTTCAGCGCATCCGCCCGGCCGTCGCCAGCCACCTGCGCGACGCGGAACGCATTCTACGCACGCTCGGCGGCTGA
- a CDS encoding alkaline phosphatase family protein: MRRRVWIPAIVLAVLAGGAFWYLRRSGSAPAELAELVAQGGEKVLRQPIRPARPGPRVLIFALDGVGQEMLHKAITSGRLPHLSAVLGRAQADSGLYEHGWSQPGVLSILPSTTYAAWASLFTGAPAGQTGVPGNEWFAREERRFYAPAPVSVTQHEDALQVYTDQLMGRVLKVSTVYEQANVRSYVSLQAYHRGADLLTVPDPKSYGAIIGEAARGLTGDDSPSQEAYEALDVQAVKSLLGTIGERGLADLQIIYFPGVDLYTHVAAHPLDDQMHYLGQVVDRQIGEVLRTYEKAGALDDTWILIVADHGHTPVLSDDRHALGADGADEPPEVLRRTGFRTRALNLELTADEEDFQAAVAYQGAFAYVYLADRSVCPDKGDRCDWNRPPRLAEDVLPVVRAYDAANRTGAGVPQLRGALDLILAREPRPAGQNALPFQVWDGTRLVPVGEYLRAHPRPELLDLERRLDGLATGPYGNHAGDVLLLARTGVQLPIEQRFYFSGRYQSWHGSPTRQDSEIPLLVARAGTRGTAVRERVHAAVGAQPTQLSVTPLVLNLLSGRQP, from the coding sequence ATGCGCAGGCGCGTCTGGATCCCCGCGATCGTGCTCGCCGTGCTGGCGGGCGGCGCGTTCTGGTACCTTCGCCGCAGCGGCAGCGCCCCGGCCGAACTGGCGGAACTGGTTGCGCAGGGCGGCGAAAAGGTGCTGCGCCAGCCCATCCGCCCCGCCCGCCCCGGCCCGCGCGTCCTGATCTTTGCGCTGGACGGCGTAGGGCAGGAAATGCTGCACAAGGCCATCACCAGCGGCCGCCTGCCGCACCTGTCCGCCGTCCTGGGCCGCGCGCAGGCGGACAGCGGGCTGTACGAGCACGGCTGGTCGCAGCCCGGCGTGCTGAGCATCCTTCCGTCCACGACGTACGCGGCGTGGGCGTCGCTCTTCACCGGCGCGCCGGCGGGGCAGACGGGCGTGCCGGGAAACGAGTGGTTCGCGCGCGAGGAGCGCCGCTTCTACGCTCCCGCGCCCGTGTCCGTCACCCAGCACGAGGATGCTCTCCAGGTCTACACCGACCAGCTGATGGGGCGCGTGCTCAAGGTGTCCACGGTGTACGAGCAAGCGAATGTGCGGTCGTACGTGTCTCTGCAGGCGTACCACCGCGGGGCCGACCTGCTCACCGTCCCCGATCCCAAGAGCTACGGCGCCATCATCGGCGAGGCGGCGCGCGGGCTTACGGGGGACGATTCGCCCAGCCAGGAGGCCTACGAGGCGCTGGACGTGCAGGCGGTGAAGAGTCTGCTGGGCACCATCGGCGAGCGGGGCCTGGCGGACCTGCAGATCATCTACTTTCCCGGCGTGGACCTGTACACGCACGTGGCCGCGCATCCGCTGGACGACCAGATGCACTACCTGGGTCAGGTGGTGGACCGGCAGATCGGCGAGGTGCTGCGGACGTACGAAAAGGCCGGCGCGCTGGACGATACGTGGATCCTGATCGTGGCGGACCATGGCCACACGCCGGTGCTTTCCGACGACCGCCACGCGCTGGGCGCCGACGGCGCGGACGAGCCGCCGGAGGTGCTGCGCCGGACGGGGTTCCGCACGCGCGCGCTCAACCTGGAACTGACGGCGGACGAAGAAGACTTTCAGGCCGCGGTGGCGTACCAGGGCGCGTTCGCCTACGTCTACCTGGCGGACCGCTCCGTCTGCCCGGACAAGGGCGACCGGTGCGACTGGAACCGGCCGCCGCGGCTGGCGGAAGACGTGCTCCCCGTGGTGCGCGCCTACGACGCGGCCAACCGGACGGGGGCGGGCGTGCCGCAACTGCGGGGCGCGCTGGACCTGATCCTTGCTCGCGAACCGCGGCCGGCGGGGCAGAATGCACTCCCCTTTCAGGTCTGGGACGGCACGCGCCTCGTCCCCGTCGGCGAGTACCTGCGTGCGCATCCACGTCCGGAACTGCTGGACCTGGAGCGGCGGCTGGACGGGCTGGCGACGGGCCCGTACGGCAATCACGCGGGCGACGTGCTGCTGCTGGCGCGGACGGGGGTGCAGCTTCCCATCGAGCAGCGATTCTACTTCTCCGGCCGGTACCAGAGCTGGCACGGAAGCCCCACGCGCCAAGACAGCGAGATTCCGCTGCTGGTGGCGCGCGCGGGCACCCGCGGAACGGCCGTACGCGAGCGCGTGCACGCCGCCGTGGGCGCGCAGCCGACGCAGCTGAGCGTAACGCCGCTGGTGCTGAACCTGCTGTCGGGGCGGCAGCCGTAG
- a CDS encoding MGDG synthase family glycosyltransferase, with the protein MDAPLLLLSAATGTGHMRAAAAVRQGLAAHAPEMAVEEVELLSIAPRWVRAFYGSMFEAVVTRAPRVWGEIYRMTDGYDQDRARWGPLARRLLFAEFRRLLMSRRWSACVSTHFLPCQLAAARPGFPRFGLVVTDFEMHRVWAQPAVDRCFVATDTLGRELARRVPYARVHATGIPISPAFTAAPSMADARRELGLAMDRPIVLVMGGGLGIGVEEAVAAALEAADPAVQIVAVCGRNEGARIRLASCGAADARLRVFGQVSGMERFIAAADLVATKPGGLTVSETLALGKPLLLTRPIPGAEEGNLRAVVAEGAALGAFTPGEMRQAFACAFADPSVLERLSVQARRIGRPDSARAIAEVIRREYGAAAVA; encoded by the coding sequence ATGGACGCACCGCTCCTGCTGCTTTCCGCCGCGACCGGCACCGGGCACATGCGCGCCGCCGCCGCCGTGCGCCAGGGACTGGCCGCGCACGCGCCGGAGATGGCGGTAGAAGAGGTGGAGCTGCTTTCCATTGCGCCGCGGTGGGTGCGCGCGTTCTACGGATCGATGTTCGAGGCGGTGGTCACGCGGGCGCCCCGGGTGTGGGGCGAGATCTACCGGATGACGGACGGCTACGACCAGGACCGCGCGCGCTGGGGCCCGCTGGCGCGGCGGCTGCTGTTCGCCGAGTTCCGCCGGCTGCTGATGTCGCGGCGGTGGAGCGCCTGCGTCAGCACGCACTTTCTGCCCTGCCAGTTGGCCGCGGCCCGCCCCGGCTTTCCACGGTTCGGGCTGGTGGTGACGGATTTTGAGATGCACCGCGTGTGGGCGCAGCCGGCCGTGGACCGCTGCTTCGTGGCCACCGACACGCTGGGGCGCGAGCTGGCGCGGCGCGTTCCGTACGCGCGGGTGCACGCGACGGGCATTCCCATCTCCCCCGCGTTCACGGCGGCGCCTTCGATGGCCGACGCGCGGCGGGAACTGGGATTGGCGATGGACCGGCCCATCGTGCTGGTGATGGGCGGCGGGCTGGGAATCGGGGTGGAAGAGGCGGTTGCCGCGGCGCTGGAGGCGGCGGACCCGGCGGTGCAGATCGTGGCGGTGTGCGGACGGAACGAGGGGGCGCGCATCCGGCTGGCGTCGTGCGGCGCGGCGGATGCGCGGCTGCGGGTGTTCGGCCAGGTGAGCGGGATGGAGCGGTTCATCGCGGCGGCGGACCTGGTGGCCACCAAGCCGGGCGGGCTCACGGTGAGCGAGACGCTGGCGCTGGGGAAGCCGTTGCTGCTCACCCGCCCCATCCCCGGCGCGGAGGAAGGGAATCTGCGCGCGGTGGTGGCGGAAGGCGCGGCGCTGGGCGCGTTTACGCCGGGGGAGATGCGGCAGGCGTTTGCGTGCGCGTTCGCCGATCCCTCGGTGCTGGAGCGGCTTTCCGTGCAGGCGCGCCGCATCGGACGCCCGGATTCCGCGCGCGCCATCGCCGAGGTCATCCGGCGCGAGTACGGCGCCGCCGCCGTCGCCTGA
- a CDS encoding phosphatase PAP2 family protein, with protein sequence MAPWIIRLHSHDERALHALVMRRRPRLDRAMRAITHLGDAAVTIPLALAMLLSSLGEADDAGMRAAFALVVSHAVVQLLKRTVTRGRPTMPAGFAALVAAPDRFSFPSGHAASSLSVALGLAVLLPPPVGAVVMAVALIVGASRCYLGVHYPGDVVVGWMLALLAFAAAGTLAG encoded by the coding sequence ATGGCCCCGTGGATCATTCGCCTGCACTCGCACGATGAGCGCGCGCTGCACGCTCTGGTGATGCGCCGCCGCCCGCGGCTGGACCGCGCCATGCGCGCCATCACGCACCTGGGCGACGCGGCGGTGACGATTCCGCTCGCGCTCGCCATGCTCCTATCGTCGCTGGGCGAGGCGGATGACGCGGGGATGCGCGCGGCGTTCGCCCTCGTCGTGTCGCACGCGGTGGTGCAGCTGCTGAAGCGCACCGTCACGCGTGGCCGGCCCACGATGCCGGCGGGGTTCGCGGCGCTCGTGGCCGCGCCGGACCGCTTCAGCTTTCCCTCCGGCCACGCCGCGTCGTCGCTTTCCGTCGCGCTTGGCCTGGCGGTGCTGCTGCCGCCGCCGGTTGGCGCGGTGGTGATGGCGGTCGCGCTGATCGTGGGCGCGTCGCGATGCTACCTGGGCGTGCACTATCCCGGCGACGTGGTGGTGGGATGGATGCTCGCCCTCCTCGCCTTTGCCGCCGCGGGAACGCTGGCCGGCTGA